In the genome of Labrus mixtus chromosome 21, fLabMix1.1, whole genome shotgun sequence, one region contains:
- the tanc2b gene encoding protein TANC2 isoform X8, with amino-acid sequence MFRNSLKMLLTGGKANRKSRSSGGSIDSDCAFEGDYAVPPLHMTEGMHHIRIMEGVSRSLPSSPLLTHQTISVRLQPVKKLTAPLRKAKFVESPRIPQSELGSPTHTSTTAKNPDLDKYCPAESSQELGPPPSVDEAANTLMTRLGFLLGDKVSEGPAGTQYSMEEPEARQGQNQRISPCSTLTSSTASPPAGSPCSTLPPAMPGQAGNKECAYGSVTSPTSTLESRDSGIIATLTSYSENMERGGKYEGSRGNLKLWQSQKSGMDSFLYRVDENMTASTYSLNKIPERNLESMSSHSAHSIPLYLMPRPNSVAATSSAHLEDLAYLDEQRHTPLRTSLRMPRQSTTCGPGRSGQDLRASANNTHAWQSQSLRFAPYRPQDIALKPLLFEVPSITMDSVFTGREWLFQEIDAYLNSPNASTNRGVAVVGNIGFGKTAIISRLVALSCHGTRMRQIASDSPQASPKHGEGLPLTQPQPTHGTLGGGSCPGTPEMRRRQEEGMRRLASQVVAYHYCQADNAYTCLVPEFVHNVAALLCRSPHLVAYREQLLREPHLQSILSLRSCVQDPLAAFRRGVLEPLDVLYKERKINSEEDLIILIDGLNEAEFHKPDYGDTIVSFLTKTINKFPPWLKLVVTVRTTLQEITNALPFHRISLDGLEENDAIDQDLQGYILHRIHSSPEIQNNISLNGKMDNTTFGKLSAHLKALSQGSYLYLKLTFDLIEKGYLVLKSSSYKVVPVNLAEVYLLQCNMRFPTQSSFERALPLLNVAVASLHPLNDEQIYQATNAGSLQGTLDWEDFQQRVDNLSVFLVKRRDGTRMFVHPSFREWLIWREEGEKTKFLCDPRSGHTLLAFWFSRLESKLNRQQTIELGHHILKAHIFKGLSKKVGVSSSILQGLWVSYSTEGLSAALSSLRNLYTPNIKVSRLLMIGGANVNYRTEVLNNAPVLCVHAHLGYMDMVALLLEFGASVDSPSESGLTPLGYAAAGGHMAIVTALCRRRAKVDHLDKNSQCALVHAALRGHMEVVKFLIQCDWSLGPQQQQQSSQTQQQASFTKSHAVQQALIAAASMGYTEIVSYLLDLPEKDEEEVERAQINNFDTLWGETALTAASGRGKLEVCRLLLEQGAAVAQPNRRGIVPLFSAVRQGHWQIVDLLLTHGADVNLPDKQGRTPLMMAASEGHLGTVEFLLAQGASLSLMDKEGLTALSWACLKGHLPVVRCLVESGAATDHADKNGRTPLDLAAFYGDSEVVQFLVDHGAMIEHVDYSGMRPLDRAVGCRNTSVVVALLKKGAKIGCQTLPSRPRGPATWAMATSKPDIMIILLSKLIEEGDSFYKQKGKVKEAAQRYQYALKKFPREGFSEDLKTFRELKVSLFLNLSRCRRKMNDFGMAEEFATKALELKPKSYEAYYARARAKRSSRQFPEALEDLNEAMKQCPNNREILRLLQRVEEECHQLNQEEQQQQDLELEPPPSPPPTPPPEDEESLSLSLSMPLPPPPEPRLEDMEPVQDLFEDEDYLEQELEAMSVGLPPPEGHANPSSLPIIQSPPLSPTHPDQIYLAGGSPMGQPYEYHPTSSSMSSPTRGSYQPTSPSLSPTHQNSHYRHSPPHTSPVHQQSYGYSSPPLGSGGQGMDHQSPPPSPLRRAAQYRASPPLESVCLYRSQSGSPVRYQTEQHPGRPKSPLSKMSSQRSFQLSSQPSLSSQHHQAQGLRLQPSIAQIVRTNQPSNVMGNSMYGGQMGHSMGGRYQGGSVDVESRLVYQPSLDGRSMPQVQASLSSGALCQHGGRGGVMESGLLKDELPQRPSSAYRASSGGPGGIRYSQTPQISRSQSAAYYPVSEHVLERANAMPPCQLGSPEMPHMVRRPVSANTTEMKQHVPTPRPLIHSQSVGLRFSPSSNNISTGSTTNLAPGFRPPSSIQQMEIPLQATYEHSCDDMSPISPSQGGGGLYQGETTRSRNTPFMGIIDKTARAQQYLHQPSRSRPMTSMDSAISPTSPGQLVHQGSTYSPPASLGNIAYYNKTNNAQNGHLLEEDYYIQTQPPSLGKLANGRGGGGGGGGGDILERVSQVPTYPDVKVARTLPVAQAYQDNMYRQLSRDSRTQGPTSPIKPKRPFVESNV; translated from the exons ggCCAGAACCAGAGGATAAGCCCGTGCTCCACCCTGACCAGCAGCACTGCCTCACCCCCTGCAGGCAGCCCCTGCTCCACCCTCCCCCCTGCCATGCCAGGCCAGGCTGGAAACAAGGAATGTGCCTACGGTTCTGTCACCAGTCCAACTTCAACCCTGGAGAGCCGGGACAGCGGGATTATCG CCACACTGACCAGCTACTCGGAGAACATGGAGCGAGGCGGCAAATACGAGGGCTCCCGGGGGAACCTGAAGCTGTGGCAGTCGCAGAAATCAGGCATGGACTCGTTCCTGTACAGGGTGGACGAAAACATGACCGCCTCCACCTACAGCCTCAACAAAATCCCCGAACGCAACCTGGAGAGCATGTCCTCCCACTCCGCCCACTCCATCCCTCTGTACCTCATGCCCCGCCCTAACTCTGTGGCCG CTACCAGCTCAGCCCACCTGGAGGACCTGGCGTACCTGGATGAGCAGCGACACACTCCATTACGCACCTCGCTGCGCATGCCCAGACAGAGCACCACCTGCGGGCCGGGCCGCTCCGGGCAGGACCTGAGAG CTTCCGCTAATAACACCCATGCCTGGCAATCCCAATCAC TACGTTTTGCACCCTATCGGCCTCAAGACATCGCCCTCAAACCCCTGCTGTTTGAGGTGCCCAGCATCACCATGGACTCGGTCTTCACAGGCCGCGAGTGGCTCTTCCAGGAGATCGACGCCTACCTCAACAGCCCCAACGCCAGCACCAACCGCGGCGTGGCCGTCGTAGGCAACATTGGCTTCGGAAAGACCGCCATAATCTCGCGCCTGGTGGCGCTGAGCTGCCACGGCACCCGCATGAGACAGATCGCCTCGGACAGCCCGCAGGCCTCTCCCAAAC ATGGAGAGGGGCTTCCTCTCACCCAGCCTCAGCCCACTCACGGCACCCTGGGAGGAGGCAGCTGCCCCGGGACCCCTGAGATGAGGCGACGCCAGGAAGAAGGCATGAGGAGGCTGGCCTCTCAG GTGGTGGCGTACCACTACTGCCAGGCGGATAACGCCTACACCTGCCTTGTCCCCGAGTTTGTGCACAACGTGGCGGCTCTGCTGTGCCGCTCGCCGCACCTCGTTGCCTACAGGGAGCAGCTGCTGAGGGAGCCGCACCTACAGAGCATCCTGAGTCTGCGCTCCTGCGTGCAGGACCCCCTGGCTGCCTTCAGGAGGGGGGTCCTGGAGCCCCTGGATGTCCTTTACAAAg AGAGGAAAATCAACTCCGAGGAGGATCTCATCATCCTCATCGACGGTCTGAACGAGGCGGAGTTCCACAAGCCGGACTACGGAGACACCATCGTGTCCTTCCTCACAAAAACCATCAACAAGTTCCCTCCCTGGCTCAAACTGGTGGTCACAGTCAGAACCACGCTGCAG GAGATCACCAACGCGCTGCCGTTCCACCGCATCTCTCTGGACGGCCTGGAGGAGAACGACGCCATCGACCAGGACCTGCAGGGCTACATCCTGCACCGCATCCACAGCAGCCCCGAGATCCAGAACAACATCTCGCTCAACGGCAAGATGGACAACACCACCTTCGGCAAGCTCAGCGCCCACCTCAAAGCCCTGAGCCAGGGCTCCTACCTGTACCTCAAGCTCACCTTTGACCTCATCGAGAAGGGCTACCTTGTGCTGAAAAGCTCCAGCTATAAG GTGGTTCCAGTGAACCTGGCAgaggtttacctgctgcagtgcAACATGCGCTTCCCCACACAGTCGTCGTTCGAGCGGGCGCTCCCCCTGCTCAACGTGGCCGTGGCCTCGCTTCACCCGCTGAATGACGAGCAGATCTACCAGGCCACCAACGCCGGCTCGCTGCAG GGCACGCTGGACTGGGAGGATTTCCAGCAACGCGTAGACAACCTGTCAGTCTTCCTGGTGAAGAGGCGGGACGGCACCCGGATGTTTGTTCACCCGTCCTTCAGAGAGTGGCTGATCTGGAGGGAAGAAGGGGAAAAGACGAAGTTCCTCTGCGACCCGAG gagcGGCCACACACTACTGGCCTTCTGGTTCTCTCGGCTGGAGAGCAAGCTGAACCGGCAGCAGACTATTGAGCTGGGCCATCACATCCTCAAAGCACATATCTTCAAG GGCCTCAGCAAAAAAGTCGGGGTTTCCTCATCTATCTTGCAAGGCCTGTGGGTATCCTACAGCACAGAGGGCCTTTCTGCAGCACTTTCTTCTCTCAGAAACCTTTACACCCCCAACATTAAG gTGAGCCGTCTGCTCATGATAGGCGGGGCTAATGTGAACTACCGTACCGAGGTGCTGAACAACGCCCCCGTCCTGTGCGTCCACGCCCACCTGGGCTACATGGACATGGTGGCTCTGCTGCTCGAGTTCGGCGCCTCGGTCGACTCTCCGTCTGAAAGCGGTCTGACGCCGCTGGGCTACGCCGCCGCCGGGGGTCACATGGCCATAGTGACGGCGCTGTGTCGCAGGAGAGCAAAG GTGGATCACCTGGATAAGAACAGCCAGTGTGCTCTGGTTCACGCAGCCCTGCGGGGTCACATGGAGGTGGTGAAGTTCCTCATCCAGTGCGACTGGAGCCTCGgtccgcagcagcagcagcagtcgtcacaaacacaacaacaggcGTCTTTCACCAAGAGCCACGCGGTGCAGCAGGCTCTGATCGCTGCAGCCAGTATGGGATACACAGAG ATTGTGTCCTACCTGCTGGACCTGCCggagaaagatgaagaggaggtggagcgCGCTCAGATCAATAACTTCGACACCCTGTGGGGGGAGACAG cTCTGACTGCGGCCTCCGGTCGGGGGAAGCTGGAGGTCTGTCGTCTGTTACTGGAGCAgggggctgctgtggctcagccCAACAGGAGAGGCATCGTCCCGCTGTTCAGCGCCGTCCGACAGGGACACTGGCAG ataGTGGACCTCCTCCTCACACATGGCGCTGACGTCAACCTGCCTGACAAACAGGGTCGTACTCCTCTAATGATGGCAGCCTCAGAGGGACATCTGGGCACTGTTGAGTTTTTACTGGCTCAAG GAGCCTCGCTGTCTCTGATGGATAAGGAGGGTCTGACCGCTCTGAGCTGGGCCTGTCTGAAAGGTCACTTACCTGTTGTCCGCTGCCTGGTGGAGAGCGGTGCGGCCACTGACCACGCAGACAAGAACGGACGCACGCCGCTCGACCTAGCTGCCTTCTACGGTGACTCTGAAGTG GTCCAGTTCTTGGTCGACCACGGGGCCATGATAGAGCACGTAGATTACAGCGGGATGCGTCCCCTCGACCGGGCGGTGGGCTGCAGAAACACGTCGGTGGTGGTCGCCCTGCTCAAGAAAGGAGCCAAGATAG GATGTCAGACGCTGCCCAGTCGGCCCCGAG GTCCAGCCACATGGGCCATGGCCACCTCCAAACCCGACATCATGATCATCTTACTCAGCAAACTCATTGAGGAGGGGGACAGCTTCTACAAG CAGAAGGGGAAGGTGAAGGAGGCAGCGCAGCGTTATCAGTATGCCCTCAAAAAGTTTCCACGCGAAGGCTTCAGTGAGGATCTCAAGACGTTCAGGGAGCTCAAGGTGTCACTTTTCCTCAACCTGTCCCGATGCCGGAGGAAAATGAAC GACTTTGGGATGGCTGAGGAATTTGCTACAAAGGCACTAGAACTGAAACCAAAATCCTACGAGGCATATTATGCCAGGGCTCGCGCCAAGCGTAGCAGCAG ACAATTTCCTGAAGCCTTAGAGGACCTGAATGAAGCCATGAAGCAGTGCCCCAACAACCGAGAGATCCTGCGGCTGCTGCAGCGGGTGGAGGAGGAGTGTCACCAGCTGAaccaggaggagcagcagcagcaggacctgGAGCTGGagcctcccccctcccctcctcctacGCCTCCCCCTGAAGACGAGGAGTCCCTGTCCTTGTCCCTGTCCATGCCTCTGCCCCCTCCCCCGGAGCCCCGACTGGAGGACATGGAGCCCGTCCAGGACCTTTTCGAGGACGAGGACTACCTGGAGCAGGAGCTGGAGGCCATGTCTGTGGGTCTGCCTCCGCCCGAGGGTCACGCCAATCCTTCCAGCCTTCCCATCATCCAGAGCCCCCCGCTGTCCCCCACGCACCCCGACCAGATCTACTTAGCCGGAGGTTCTCCAATGGGACAGCCCTACGAGTATcaccccacctcctcctccatgtcctCCCCGACACGAGGGTCGTACCAGCCGACGTCCCCCTCCCTGTCCCCGACGCACCAGAACTCCCACTACCGCCACAGCCCGCCTCACACCTCCCCCGTGCACCAGCAGTCCTACGGCTACAGCTCGCCTCCACTGGGCTCCGGGGGTCAGGGGATGGATCACCAGAGCCCGCCGCCTTCACCTTTACGCCGGGCCGCCCAGTACAGAGCCAGTCCGCCGCTGGAGAGCGTCTGTCTGTACAGGTCCCAGTCGGGGTCTCCCGTTCGCTACCAGACCGAGCAGCACCCGGGTCGACCCAAGTCCCCGCTCTCCAAGATGAGCAGCCAGCGCTCGTTCCAGCTCAGCTCGCAGCCCTCCCTGTCCTCGCAGCACCACCAGGCCCAGGGCCTCCGTCTGCAGCCGTCGATAGCCCAGATCGTCCGCACAAACCAGCCCAGTAACGTGATGGGGAACAGCATGTACGGGGGCCAGATGGGACACTCCATGGGCGGTCGTTACCAAGGGGGGTCGGTGGACGTGGAGAGCCGTTTGGTGTACCAGCCTTCCCTGGACGGACGGTCCATGCCCCAGGTCCAGGCCAGCCTCAGCTCTGGGGCCCTCTGTCAGCACGGCGGCCGAGGAGGGGTTATGGAGTCGGGCCTGTTGAAGGACGAGCTACCCCAGCGCCCCTCCTCTGCCTACCGCGCCAGCAGCGGGGGCCCGGGGGGCATCCGTTACAGCCAGACCCCTCAGATCAGCCGAAGCCAGTCGGCCGCCTACTACCCGGTGTCTGAACACGTGCTAGAACGCGCCAACGCCATGCCCCCCTGCCAGCTGGGCTCTCCCGAGATGCCCCATATGGTACGGCGTCCCGTCAGTGCCAACACCACCGAGATGAAGCAGCACGTGCCCACCCCCCGCCCCCTCATCCACTCTCAGAGCGTCGGCCTGCGATTCTCCCCCTCCAGCAACAACATCTCCACCGGATCCACCACAAATTTGGCGCCGGGCTTCAGGCCGCCCTCGTCCATCCAGCAGATGGAGATCCCCCTGCAGGCCACGTACGAGCACTCCTGTGACGACATGTCCCCCATCTCGCCCTCCCAGGGCGGCGGGGGGCTGTATCAGGGTGAGACTACCCGCTCTAGAAACACGCCCTTTATGGGCATCATAGACAAGACAGCACGGGCTCAGCAGTACCTGCACCAGCCCTCACGGTCCAGACCCATGACGTCCATGGACTCCGCCATCAGTCCCACCTCCCCCGGCCAGCTGGTCCACCAAGGCTCCACCTACAGCCCCCCCGCCTCGCTGGGCAACATCGCCTACTACAACAAGACAAACAACGCCCAAAACGGACACCTGTTGGAAGAGGACTACTACATCCAGACTCAGCCCCCGTCGCTGGGCAAGCTGGCCAACGGtcgcggcggcggcggcggaggAGGCGGAGGGGACATCCTGGAGCGGGTCAGCCAGGTGCCCACCTACCCGGACGTGAAAGTGGCGAGGACTCTGCCCGTGGCGCAGGCCTACCAGGACAACATGTACCGCCAGCTCTCGCGGGACTCCCGGACCCAAGGCCCCACCTCCCCCATCAAACCAAAGAGACCATTTGTGGAGTCGAATGTGTGA